A stretch of Maridesulfovibrio zosterae DSM 11974 DNA encodes these proteins:
- a CDS encoding sigma-54 interaction domain-containing protein produces MKFPSNLPCSAVLDSLADGVFTVDLDWNITFFNEAASRITGVPSDEAVGSKCWDVFHSSLCDGNCALKTCMIDCGRISNKSIFFIHADGRKVPVSISASPLVDADGKILGGVESFRDLTDIQMIRRAVEDSRRFEDIIGKSKALAKVFSILPQVSKSEATVLLLGESGTGKELFARAIHNLSDRKNGPFVAVNCGALPDNLLESELFGYKEGAFTDARKDKAGRFALAAGGTIFLDEIGDMPAKLQVKLLRVLQEKTFEPLGAVSSVKTDVRVIAATNKNLTDLVEQGLFRQDLYYRLNVVTLNLPALKDRVEDIPLLINHFISRLNALQGKDIDGLSEDTLQILMRHPFPGNVRELENILEFAFILCPSGFIQVEHLPEYMQPQTKVTTSSDNMPMTMEEVKCLAARRALERNNGKKMATCRELGISKDTLRRILTNCEEQDS; encoded by the coding sequence ATGAAATTTCCCAGCAATCTTCCTTGCTCAGCCGTATTAGACTCCCTTGCGGATGGTGTTTTTACTGTTGATCTTGATTGGAACATCACCTTCTTCAATGAAGCAGCAAGCCGAATCACCGGTGTTCCTTCTGATGAAGCTGTTGGTTCTAAGTGCTGGGATGTATTTCATTCAAGTCTTTGTGATGGAAACTGTGCATTAAAAACGTGCATGATCGACTGCGGACGCATCAGTAACAAATCAATTTTCTTTATTCATGCTGACGGACGTAAAGTTCCTGTCTCCATCAGCGCATCACCTCTGGTAGATGCTGACGGTAAGATACTTGGAGGAGTGGAAAGCTTTCGAGATCTGACTGATATTCAAATGATTCGCCGTGCAGTTGAAGACTCTCGTCGTTTTGAGGATATTATTGGAAAAAGCAAAGCTCTGGCAAAAGTATTCTCAATTTTACCTCAGGTAAGTAAAAGCGAAGCTACGGTCCTATTGCTGGGAGAGTCCGGTACAGGTAAGGAGCTGTTTGCCAGAGCAATTCATAATTTAAGTGATCGCAAAAATGGCCCTTTCGTAGCTGTAAACTGCGGGGCACTACCGGATAACCTCCTTGAATCGGAACTGTTCGGTTACAAAGAAGGGGCATTCACGGATGCCCGTAAAGATAAAGCAGGACGATTTGCACTGGCTGCAGGCGGAACTATTTTTCTCGATGAAATAGGCGACATGCCAGCTAAATTACAGGTCAAGCTGCTCAGAGTCTTGCAGGAAAAAACCTTTGAACCGTTAGGAGCTGTTTCAAGCGTAAAAACAGATGTACGTGTTATTGCTGCTACTAATAAAAATTTAACTGACCTTGTTGAGCAGGGTCTTTTCCGTCAGGATTTATATTACCGCCTGAATGTGGTAACTCTTAATCTTCCAGCCCTCAAAGACAGAGTAGAGGACATTCCGCTACTCATTAATCACTTCATCAGCAGACTTAATGCTCTTCAAGGCAAAGACATTGACGGTCTTTCCGAAGATACATTGCAGATTCTTATGCGACACCCGTTTCCGGGGAACGTACGTGAACTTGAAAATATTCTGGAATTTGCTTTCATCTTATGCCCTTCTGGTTTCATTCAGGTTGAACACCTTCCGGAATATATGCAGCCGCAAACCAAAGTAACGACTTCATCAGACAACATGCCCATGACTATGGAAGAAGTAAAATGTCTTGCAGCCAGACGTGCCCTTGAACGCAATAATGGTAAAAAGATGGCAACATGCCGTGAACTTGGCATATCCAAAGACACTTTGCGCCGCATACTTACTAATTGTGAAGAACAGGACTCATAA
- the hypB gene encoding hydrogenase nickel incorporation protein HypB yields the protein MGEIPVVRNILEANDRIANELNQFFTEKKILCINLMSSPGSGKTSLLEKTLADLKDEFKMAVIEGDLQTDNDARRVAATGAQAVQINTEGGCHLNSSQVKEALTLIDLEGIDILFVENVGNLVCPAEFNVGEDHKVTLLTVTEGDDKPEKYPLMFHISSVMILNKIDLLPYVDFDLEKAKNHARKLNADIELFPLSCRTREGLDGWYNWLRKARAAKA from the coding sequence ATGGGCGAAATCCCTGTAGTACGTAATATTCTGGAAGCCAATGACAGAATTGCTAATGAACTGAACCAGTTTTTCACTGAAAAAAAGATTCTGTGTATTAACCTTATGAGTTCCCCAGGATCCGGTAAAACAAGCCTTCTGGAAAAAACTCTCGCAGACCTCAAAGATGAATTTAAAATGGCAGTCATCGAAGGAGATCTTCAGACAGACAATGACGCACGCCGTGTAGCTGCAACCGGAGCACAGGCTGTACAAATAAATACTGAAGGCGGCTGTCACCTCAACTCCAGTCAGGTTAAGGAAGCTCTCACACTTATTGATCTTGAAGGCATCGACATCTTATTTGTTGAAAATGTCGGCAACCTTGTCTGCCCGGCAGAATTCAATGTGGGCGAAGATCACAAAGTAACCTTGCTTACAGTGACTGAAGGAGATGACAAACCGGAAAAATATCCTCTCATGTTTCATATCTCATCAGTCATGATACTTAACAAAATAGACCTGCTCCCATACGTAGACTTCGACCTCGAAAAAGCTAAAAATCATGCAAGAAAACTCAATGCAGACATTGAACTATTCCCTCTGTCATGCCGCACACGAGAAGGGCTGGATGGCTGGTACAACTGGCTTAGAAAAGCCCGCGCAGCTAAAGCATAA
- a CDS encoding hydrogenase maturation nickel metallochaperone HypA: protein MHEMSIAQSILAIIQEEMEKQPDATLKKVLVGNGALAGVVSDALTFGWEAVTIGTPLEGSVLEVNEIPIKVRCGGCKKEFIPEDRLYMACPDCNLEIGHEVLQGKELQIESIEIE from the coding sequence ATGCATGAAATGTCTATAGCGCAAAGTATACTTGCAATCATTCAAGAGGAAATGGAAAAGCAGCCCGACGCCACCCTCAAAAAAGTTTTGGTAGGCAATGGTGCGCTTGCGGGAGTTGTCTCCGATGCACTTACTTTCGGGTGGGAAGCCGTAACGATCGGAACCCCACTTGAAGGCTCTGTGTTGGAAGTTAATGAAATTCCCATCAAAGTCCGTTGCGGCGGATGCAAAAAAGAATTCATTCCCGAAGATAGACTGTACATGGCCTGTCCGGATTGCAATCTGGAAATAGGGCATGAAGTACTTCAAGGGAAAGAATTACAAATCGAAAGCATTGAAATCGAATAA
- a CDS encoding CBS domain-containing protein, producing MYVGLKMLRDFVTVTPDTLVKDADKILEDNQLWMLLVKDRDVLVGYVTKEDVRAALPSVINSLDKHELSYLLSKISVREVVRKNITTIPPETEIEAAADLMFEMNLSGLAVVDENKKLIGYINRNKILELLVEEMGLKQGGSRIVVDVEERNGVLYEVAGIISNMKYSIISTGVFHHRNRRMVVVRVATEDPSPIIDAIKERGYKVVGPEDFMDEWKS from the coding sequence ATGTATGTGGGACTGAAAATGCTCAGGGACTTTGTGACCGTTACACCTGACACTTTAGTGAAGGATGCGGACAAAATTCTCGAAGACAATCAGTTGTGGATGCTTCTGGTCAAAGATCGTGATGTTCTTGTTGGTTATGTGACCAAAGAGGATGTCCGCGCAGCCCTTCCTTCAGTGATTAATTCTCTTGATAAGCATGAGTTGAGCTACCTGCTCAGCAAAATATCTGTCAGAGAAGTTGTGCGTAAAAATATCACGACCATTCCGCCGGAAACAGAAATTGAAGCTGCAGCTGACTTGATGTTTGAAATGAATTTGTCCGGACTTGCTGTCGTGGACGAGAACAAAAAGCTTATCGGCTACATCAATCGTAATAAAATTCTTGAGTTACTGGTTGAAGAGATGGGGCTGAAACAGGGCGGGTCTCGTATTGTTGTGGATGTTGAAGAAAGAAACGGTGTGCTTTATGAAGTCGCTGGAATTATTTCCAACATGAAATATAGTATTATCAGCACTGGTGTTTTTCATCACCGTAATCGTAGAATGGTTGTAGTCCGTGTTGCTACAGAAGATCCAAGTCCAATCATTGATGCGATTAAAGAACGCGGCTACAAAGTTGTAGGTCCAGAAGATTTTATGGATGAGTGGAAAAGTTAG
- a CDS encoding tetratricopeptide repeat protein encodes MRGKEKIKGMFSSMQTMVIGTGTTKKRTKQTTYWYAEEQDNGVLKVQPINDNFVPSGPKMAVEMEMFLDSYNPEPELYAEKVLPQMLELNKTISLGESHRQKGEGYSAENEFTKAINIDSLSVRANFGLGLTYLDRGEISRADDIFRRLVCINATYEKKHKHLFNDFGISLRKNGMHSQALEYYRKAENFNVEDENLCLNIARVFYEMGKLKECLEYLKKSLHLNKDLEEACIFLDFLYGKDFVKEHTIENIKKNRINKFATAK; translated from the coding sequence GTGAGGGGAAAAGAAAAAATTAAAGGAATGTTTTCTTCAATGCAGACCATGGTCATAGGAACCGGGACGACAAAGAAGAGAACAAAACAGACAACTTACTGGTATGCAGAAGAACAAGATAACGGAGTTCTGAAAGTACAGCCTATAAATGATAACTTCGTACCGTCGGGGCCTAAAATGGCTGTGGAAATGGAAATGTTTCTGGATAGCTATAATCCGGAACCAGAACTATATGCGGAAAAAGTTCTTCCCCAGATGTTAGAATTAAACAAAACGATTTCACTTGGTGAAAGCCATCGTCAAAAAGGAGAAGGTTACAGCGCAGAGAATGAATTTACAAAGGCGATAAATATTGATTCACTTAGTGTTCGCGCTAATTTCGGCCTTGGGCTGACATATCTTGATCGAGGAGAAATAAGCAGAGCTGATGATATTTTCAGAAGATTGGTCTGCATTAATGCCACCTACGAAAAAAAACACAAACATCTGTTTAATGATTTTGGAATTTCACTCCGAAAAAACGGTATGCACAGCCAGGCATTGGAATACTACCGCAAAGCTGAAAATTTTAATGTTGAAGATGAAAATCTTTGTTTAAATATAGCCCGTGTTTTCTACGAAATGGGCAAACTAAAAGAATGTCTGGAGTATTTAAAAAAATCCTTGCACCTTAATAAAGATCTTGAAGAAGCATGTATCTTCCTTGATTTCTTATATGGAAAAGACTTTGTTAAAGAACATACTATTGAAAATATAAAGAAAAATCGTATTAATAAATTTGCAACAGCCAAATAA
- a CDS encoding IscA/HesB family protein, whose protein sequence is MVELTDAAQKQLENYFADKDKTPIRIYLATGGUAGPRLALALDESKDNDDSIDVEGFTFLLDKDLNKQGSPFRVDLSYTGFVIDSKMELGGGECGSCSGSCG, encoded by the coding sequence ATGGTTGAACTTACCGATGCTGCACAAAAACAGCTAGAAAACTATTTTGCAGATAAAGACAAAACTCCTATCCGTATCTATCTTGCAACCGGAGGCTGAGCCGGGCCACGGCTGGCATTGGCTCTGGATGAGTCAAAAGATAATGATGATAGTATTGATGTTGAAGGATTTACCTTCCTGCTTGATAAAGATTTAAACAAACAGGGCAGCCCTTTTCGTGTTGACCTGAGTTACACTGGTTTCGTAATTGATTCCAAAATGGAACTTGGCGGCGGCGAATGTGGCTCCTGCTCTGGGAGCTGTGGCTAA
- a CDS encoding TetR/AcrR family transcriptional regulator produces MKTKDIILATAKEMISEVGFHKATTANLAKTANISEGTIYRHFESKEDILLHILDSLEEQFSYYIESIRKRLDIKECTLEEIMTEYFDFVSANQIDLKIMLSTYGLLDSSKRLMAVFLKNLELIIEECIRIGIDKGEIRDVDAESNATVVMTIIFGLTRLYIYWPNEKDVRGEAIDFCRRSLLK; encoded by the coding sequence ATGAAAACCAAGGATATCATCCTCGCAACTGCCAAGGAAATGATTTCAGAGGTGGGTTTCCACAAAGCCACAACTGCCAATCTGGCTAAAACAGCAAATATCTCCGAAGGGACAATTTATAGACATTTTGAAAGTAAGGAAGATATTTTATTACATATTCTAGACAGCCTTGAAGAGCAGTTTTCATATTATATTGAGAGCATCCGTAAAAGACTTGATATAAAGGAATGTACTCTTGAAGAGATCATGACTGAATATTTTGACTTTGTATCAGCTAATCAGATTGACCTGAAAATCATGTTGTCCACATATGGGTTACTCGATTCTTCCAAGCGACTGATGGCTGTTTTCTTAAAGAATCTTGAGCTGATCATTGAAGAGTGTATCCGTATCGGAATTGATAAGGGTGAAATAAGAGACGTTGATGCTGAAAGTAATGCGACGGTAGTTATGACTATAATTTTTGGTCTGACAAGATTGTATATCTATTGGCCCAATGAGAAGGATGTCCGTGGAGAGGCTATTGATTTTTGCCGTCGCAGCCTTCTCAAGTAA
- a CDS encoding alanine/glycine:cation symporter family protein, producing the protein MDFLTNLDVIVGKIGAFAWGPPMLILLVGTGFWLTFALRGLQFRKLWYALYLALIKRKEETDEPGDITHFQALMTALSATVGTGNIAGVATAVAIGGPGALFWMWITGLVGMATKYAEAVLAVKYRIVDEHGEMSGGPMYYLSNGLKMPWLGTIFAICASFAAFGIGNMVQSNSVADAVQATYSISPYITGLALMLCTAAVTLGGIKKIGQVTGLLVPVMIVFYMSGAAYIIFANISEVPAALGLIVSSAFNPSSAVGGFAGATVMLCIRMGVARGVFSNESGLGSAPIAAAAAQTKSPITQALVSMTQTFIDTIIVCTMTGLVLILTGAWSNGATGAELTTIAFSKGMPGGEHIVTIGLILFAYSTILGWCYYGEKSIEYLMGVKAVLPYRILFISFVGVGAIAKLSLVWNISDTLNGLMAIPNLIGLLLLSPVVVSETKKFFNKQAVNRAERQTEAS; encoded by the coding sequence ATGGATTTTTTGACGAATTTGGATGTTATCGTTGGTAAAATTGGCGCATTTGCATGGGGTCCTCCTATGCTGATCTTACTTGTGGGTACAGGGTTCTGGCTCACTTTTGCATTACGTGGTCTTCAGTTCCGTAAACTATGGTATGCACTCTATCTAGCTCTTATCAAACGTAAAGAAGAAACTGATGAACCTGGCGATATCACCCACTTTCAAGCCTTAATGACAGCCCTTTCAGCTACAGTCGGCACAGGTAACATTGCAGGTGTGGCAACAGCTGTTGCTATAGGTGGTCCCGGAGCTCTTTTCTGGATGTGGATCACTGGCCTTGTGGGAATGGCTACCAAATACGCTGAGGCTGTTCTTGCTGTAAAATATAGAATTGTTGACGAACATGGTGAGATGAGCGGCGGTCCCATGTACTATCTTTCCAATGGCCTTAAAATGCCATGGTTAGGTACTATTTTCGCAATCTGCGCTTCCTTTGCAGCTTTTGGAATAGGGAACATGGTTCAGTCAAACTCAGTTGCAGATGCAGTACAAGCAACATACAGCATCTCCCCCTACATCACAGGGTTGGCACTTATGCTCTGTACTGCAGCCGTTACTCTTGGCGGAATCAAAAAAATCGGTCAGGTAACAGGTCTGCTTGTCCCAGTTATGATCGTTTTTTATATGTCCGGTGCCGCCTACATTATTTTTGCAAATATTTCAGAGGTACCGGCAGCATTAGGCCTTATCGTAAGTAGTGCTTTTAATCCTTCTTCTGCAGTCGGTGGCTTCGCCGGAGCTACGGTAATGCTCTGCATAAGAATGGGAGTTGCACGCGGTGTATTCTCTAATGAATCAGGCCTTGGAAGTGCGCCTATTGCAGCAGCGGCTGCTCAGACTAAAAGTCCGATCACTCAGGCACTTGTATCAATGACTCAAACTTTCATTGATACAATCATAGTCTGTACCATGACCGGACTTGTACTTATTCTGACCGGAGCATGGTCTAATGGAGCAACAGGTGCAGAACTTACCACAATAGCATTCTCAAAAGGCATGCCCGGCGGAGAGCATATTGTAACCATCGGATTAATTCTCTTCGCATACTCAACCATTCTCGGCTGGTGTTACTATGGTGAAAAATCAATTGAATACCTGATGGGAGTGAAAGCTGTTCTTCCATATCGTATTTTATTTATCAGCTTTGTAGGAGTTGGAGCTATAGCAAAACTCAGCCTTGTCTGGAATATTTCAGACACATTGAACGGACTGATGGCTATTCCTAACCTTATAGGTTTGCTGCTCCTTTCACCTGTAGTGGTATCAGAAACGAAGAAGTTCTTTAACAAACAGGCTGTGAACAGAGCTGAGCGCCAAACTGAAGCCAGCTAG
- a CDS encoding tetratricopeptide repeat protein: MAKKKKTVGKKNVNKVGTSKQSIIVAVVIALAVGLYLGGVFIPALKDTAAPQDTSGSSASLTDQIESTKQMTEAQPDSASLWAKLGNLYYDTDQYGKAIEAYERSLKIKSDDAHVLTDLGVMYRRNGNPRKAVENFDKAIIAAPDHETARFNKGIVLYYDIKDKAAALRAWKGLVDMNPSARTPSGGLVKDMIQELSR, encoded by the coding sequence GTGGCCAAAAAAAAGAAAACTGTTGGAAAGAAAAACGTTAATAAAGTCGGGACCAGCAAGCAAAGCATAATAGTGGCTGTAGTCATTGCCCTTGCTGTTGGTTTATATTTGGGGGGAGTTTTTATTCCTGCTTTAAAAGACACAGCTGCTCCGCAGGATACCAGTGGGAGTAGTGCAAGTCTTACGGATCAGATTGAAAGTACAAAACAGATGACTGAAGCACAGCCTGATTCTGCTTCATTATGGGCTAAGCTGGGGAATTTATATTACGATACAGACCAATATGGTAAGGCAATCGAGGCTTATGAAAGATCTTTAAAAATTAAATCCGATGATGCTCATGTTTTGACTGATCTTGGAGTTATGTACCGCCGTAACGGTAATCCTCGGAAAGCCGTTGAAAATTTTGATAAGGCTATCATTGCAGCTCCGGATCATGAAACAGCTCGTTTTAATAAGGGAATAGTTTTATATTATGACATTAAGGACAAGGCCGCAGCACTGCGTGCGTGGAAAGGACTTGTTGATATGAATCCTTCTGCGAGGACACCAAGCGGAGGACTGGTTAAAGATATGATTCAGGAGTTATCTAGATAA
- a CDS encoding arginase family protein: protein MKDITLLFPQWQGSMNNMALYYGAYELVKNIHDLPNIAEIEVPLFKKLKECNSIAGEKDIVNQLTKACDILKSETPDRILLLGGDCSTEIAPVSWFNEKFSDELALIWFDAHPDLNTPLTSKSGRMQGMALSAILGNTSETVNGAMCKPLKSLQVFCAGSRIFEPPEFEFITSNKVPFFGPGELERDPAWLAKQICKAGFKKVYIHLDVDAVNPMGFPHSKPSPPAGLAFTNVLNIIAEIQNKLEICGLGITEFHPGNERGVHKARILIEKTLHNFLTP, encoded by the coding sequence TTGAAAGATATCACCCTTCTTTTCCCGCAATGGCAAGGTTCCATGAATAATATGGCCTTATACTACGGGGCGTATGAACTTGTGAAGAATATTCATGATCTGCCAAATATTGCAGAAATCGAAGTGCCATTATTCAAAAAACTAAAAGAGTGCAACTCCATTGCCGGAGAAAAAGACATTGTAAATCAGCTCACTAAAGCTTGTGACATACTTAAGTCAGAAACGCCTGACCGTATCCTGCTTTTAGGAGGAGATTGCAGTACAGAAATAGCTCCTGTATCGTGGTTTAATGAAAAATTTTCTGACGAATTAGCTCTGATCTGGTTTGATGCCCACCCAGATTTGAATACCCCGCTTACTTCCAAGTCAGGACGTATGCAGGGAATGGCCTTGTCTGCAATATTAGGTAACACCAGCGAGACAGTAAATGGTGCTATGTGTAAACCTTTGAAGAGCCTACAGGTCTTTTGTGCAGGAAGCAGAATCTTTGAGCCTCCTGAATTTGAATTTATTACCAGCAACAAAGTCCCATTCTTTGGCCCCGGGGAACTTGAAAGAGATCCTGCATGGCTGGCAAAACAAATTTGCAAGGCAGGTTTTAAGAAAGTATATATCCATTTAGACGTAGATGCCGTTAACCCCATGGGATTTCCGCACAGCAAACCTTCCCCTCCTGCAGGCTTAGCCTTTACCAATGTTCTAAACATTATCGCAGAGATTCAAAATAAGCTTGAAATTTGCGGACTGGGCATAACAGAGTTTCATCCAGGGAATGAGCGTGGAGTGCATAAGGCTAGAATTTTAATTGAAAAAACTCTTCACAATTTTCTTACTCCATAA
- a CDS encoding heavy metal translocating P-type ATPase: protein MDAKFDIKGMTCSACSSRLERVIGNLNGVRNAQVNLAAETLKVDYDKKLTSPPDIIQTVEMSGFEAAEKIDGIELTLPISGMTCSACSSRLERVLNASDGMILANISLATETASIKFDSSQTSLRQIRTLIKEAGFKAGDVQSSHDAKAKFNERRAETEAKLAQMKNKLILALSFTVPLLIITMGHMIGMPLPELINPQQSPLGFALIQLILTVPVLWFGRNFYLHGFPNLFRGAPNMDSLIAVGTSAAFIYSLWNLTEIALGIDTQVKAMDLYFESAATIITLISLGKFQEVRARSRTSEAIEKLMDLTPAQAILINDGEHIKTPVEEIGPGDCILVRPGDRIAADGEIYEGHSDIDESMLTGESMPVSKSPGSEVAGGTVNTGGGALKVRVINVGENTVLSRIIRLVQEAQGSKAPISSLADTISFYFVPTVMAVGIAAALGWFLFSTEPFTFALRIFISVMVIACPCAMGLATPTAIMVGTGRGAQLGVLVKSGIALETAGKVDTVIFDKTGTLTYGKPEVADKFLVSGENTSELLALAGSAESQSEHPLAKAVVQAAMKLETPLPETTSFHAISGLGIATDTGGHSLLLGNRKFLEQNYAGGLDNEGANAAALKFAAAGQSPLYIAKNGKLAGILAVADRIKDETPETIKRLHALGIKTIMLTGDTEIVAKAIAEKAGIKEVIAQVMPDRKAAEVNREKKLGNKVAMVGDGINDAPALASADLGIAMGTGIDVAIESGDVVLMKGDLTGVLTALSLSRATVRNIKQNLFWAFAFNVLGIPVAAGLLHIFGGPTLSPMFAAAAMSLSSVTVVTNALRLKFFKPED, encoded by the coding sequence ATGGACGCTAAATTTGATATCAAAGGGATGACCTGTTCTGCATGTTCATCCCGCCTCGAACGGGTAATTGGCAATTTGAATGGAGTACGCAATGCACAAGTTAATCTTGCTGCTGAAACTTTAAAAGTTGACTATGACAAGAAACTTACTTCCCCCCCGGATATCATTCAGACTGTAGAAATGTCCGGTTTTGAAGCTGCTGAAAAGATTGATGGCATAGAGCTGACTTTACCCATTTCAGGCATGACCTGTTCTGCATGCTCTTCGCGGCTTGAACGGGTATTGAATGCTTCCGATGGAATGATCCTGGCAAATATAAGCCTTGCCACTGAAACAGCATCAATAAAATTTGACTCATCCCAGACTTCTCTGCGCCAGATAAGAACACTTATCAAAGAGGCTGGATTTAAAGCCGGTGATGTGCAGTCCAGCCATGACGCTAAAGCAAAATTTAATGAAAGGCGCGCTGAGACTGAAGCAAAACTTGCACAAATGAAAAACAAGTTGATCTTAGCTCTTTCTTTTACAGTCCCCCTGTTAATTATAACTATGGGGCACATGATCGGTATGCCTCTGCCTGAACTTATAAACCCACAGCAATCACCACTTGGCTTTGCACTGATTCAGCTTATACTGACAGTTCCGGTTCTCTGGTTTGGGCGTAATTTTTATCTGCACGGTTTCCCGAATCTTTTTCGTGGTGCACCGAATATGGATTCCCTTATTGCTGTAGGGACCTCGGCTGCTTTCATCTATTCTTTATGGAATCTTACCGAGATAGCACTGGGCATTGACACCCAAGTCAAGGCTATGGATTTATATTTTGAATCCGCAGCTACAATTATTACCCTTATTTCATTAGGTAAATTCCAGGAAGTTCGAGCCCGATCACGCACTTCAGAAGCCATTGAAAAACTGATGGATCTCACTCCGGCACAGGCAATTTTAATTAATGATGGGGAGCATATCAAAACACCCGTTGAAGAAATCGGACCCGGTGATTGTATTCTTGTACGCCCCGGAGATCGCATTGCCGCTGACGGAGAAATTTACGAAGGGCATTCCGATATTGATGAATCAATGCTCACAGGTGAAAGTATGCCTGTATCCAAATCTCCCGGATCTGAGGTGGCAGGAGGCACTGTCAACACGGGAGGAGGCGCACTGAAAGTAAGAGTAATCAATGTAGGAGAAAATACAGTTCTTTCGCGCATCATCAGGCTGGTGCAGGAGGCACAGGGTTCCAAAGCTCCTATCTCAAGCCTTGCGGATACGATAAGTTTTTATTTCGTCCCGACAGTTATGGCTGTGGGGATTGCCGCTGCACTGGGCTGGTTCTTATTCAGTACAGAACCATTCACCTTTGCTCTGCGCATTTTCATCAGTGTCATGGTTATTGCGTGCCCTTGTGCCATGGGACTTGCCACACCAACGGCAATCATGGTCGGAACAGGTCGCGGCGCACAACTTGGAGTACTTGTAAAATCAGGGATAGCACTTGAAACAGCAGGGAAAGTTGATACCGTAATCTTCGACAAAACAGGCACTCTTACATATGGAAAACCGGAAGTTGCCGATAAGTTCCTTGTAAGCGGGGAGAATACAAGCGAACTACTTGCTCTGGCTGGATCAGCAGAAAGTCAGTCCGAACACCCTCTTGCCAAAGCTGTTGTACAAGCGGCAATGAAGTTGGAGACTCCCCTGCCTGAGACTACATCCTTCCATGCGATTTCAGGACTTGGAATTGCTACTGACACAGGAGGACATTCTCTTCTTCTTGGAAACCGCAAATTTCTTGAGCAGAATTATGCAGGCGGACTTGATAATGAAGGAGCAAACGCTGCAGCTCTAAAATTTGCTGCAGCAGGTCAAAGCCCGTTGTATATTGCTAAAAATGGGAAGCTTGCCGGAATTCTGGCTGTTGCCGACCGCATCAAAGATGAAACACCTGAAACAATCAAAAGACTTCATGCTCTGGGCATCAAAACAATTATGCTCACAGGAGATACTGAAATAGTTGCTAAAGCCATTGCTGAAAAAGCTGGTATCAAGGAAGTAATTGCCCAGGTCATGCCTGACCGAAAAGCAGCCGAGGTAAATCGTGAAAAAAAACTGGGCAATAAAGTAGCGATGGTTGGCGATGGAATCAATGATGCCCCGGCCTTAGCCTCTGCCGATCTTGGAATTGCTATGGGCACCGGAATTGATGTTGCAATTGAATCAGGGGACGTAGTACTGATGAAAGGCGATTTGACAGGAGTACTCACAGCTCTTTCATTAAGCAGAGCAACTGTACGCAATATCAAACAGAATTTATTCTGGGCTTTTGCATTCAATGTATTGGGCATTCCTGTTGCTGCAGGGCTGCTTCATATATTTGGAGGTCCTACCCTTTCGCCTATGTTTGCAGCAGCAGCCATGTCACTGAGTTCTGTTACAGTAGTCACCAATGCTTTGAGGCTCAAATTTTTTAAACCGGAAGATTAA
- the pyrR gene encoding bifunctional pyr operon transcriptional regulator/uracil phosphoribosyltransferase PyrR has translation MQEQKTILSEKDMARTLDRLASEITERRGDDEKLAIIGIQRRGADLAERLKDLLDSRLGRKIPLGKLDINLYRDDWTNLSRQPSINCTEIPFDIESASIVLVDDVLFSGRTVRAALEAVLDFGRPKRVELLVLVDRGHRELPIRADYVGKEVRTYEEQHVNVLVSERDEEDKVVLIKS, from the coding sequence ATGCAGGAACAGAAAACCATACTTTCAGAAAAAGATATGGCACGCACGCTGGACAGGCTTGCTTCGGAAATAACCGAACGCCGTGGTGATGACGAAAAACTCGCAATCATCGGTATTCAAAGACGTGGAGCAGATCTTGCTGAGCGTTTGAAAGATCTGCTCGACTCAAGACTGGGCAGAAAGATACCTCTGGGAAAGCTGGACATAAATCTTTATCGCGATGACTGGACTAATCTGTCCCGTCAGCCAAGCATAAATTGTACTGAGATTCCTTTTGATATTGAGTCTGCATCTATCGTTCTTGTTGATGACGTACTTTTTTCCGGACGTACTGTACGTGCAGCTCTTGAAGCAGTTCTTGATTTTGGCCGCCCAAAGCGGGTTGAACTGTTGGTGCTTGTAGATCGTGGGCATCGTGAGTTGCCTATTCGCGCTGATTACGTGGGTAAGGAAGTAAGGACTTATGAGGAACAACACGTAAATGTTCTGGTCAGCGAACGTGACGAAGAAGATAAGGTCGTGCTCATCAAGTCGTAA